The nucleotide sequence ACCACGCTGGAGCGCCCACGGGGATGGGTGCCCCCCTGCGAGAGGAGATGGAAGGCCAGGTTGGCGATGCCCGAGCTGTAATGGACATCCAGGCCCGAGTAGTAGTCCATGTAGTAGTCAATCGATACGCCATCCCTCCGGGGATCACTCATGTAGCGCAGCGCATCGTCGGCGATGTTCGGCGTCCAGACGTCCTCTCCTATCGTCCAGGTCTTCCCGGTGACGCCTCCCTCGCGGAAGGACTCGCAGACGCTGGCGAAGACGTCCGCCATGGACTCATTCAAGCCACCAGGCTCACCGGAGTAGGCAAGGTTGGCCGTGCGCTGGATGACGGCATGGGTCCACTCATGGGCAGTGATGTCCAGGGACCTCGCCAGGTTCTCTGACTTCACGCCATCGCCGCCGCCAAACACCATCTGGGTGCCATTCCAGAAGGCGTTCACGAAGTTGTTTCCATAGTGGACGCTGCTGATCAGCGCCGCGCCCTGGTTGTCGAAGGAGTCCCGGTTGAAGAGCGTCTTGTAGCAGTCGTAGGTGTCACCCAGCCGGTCATAGTTCACGTTGACGGCCGCTTCCGCGACGGGTTCCGCCCCCTCACTGCGAGCCAGTCCGCCGGGCAGCCTCGTTCCCTGGGCCAGGTCGTGCACCTGCCGCACGCGCGCGGAGTGGATCCGTGGGCGGCGCTCCAGCACCTGCCCGCTCAGGGCATCCACATAGACGGCGTCGTGGACAGGCTCCTGCGCTCGCAGGCCGGTCAGCTCCTGCTCCCAGGCCAGCTGCATCCCTCCATCCCCCGTGAGCAGGTACACCAGTCGCGAGGGGCCGACGCTGGCGGACGAGAGGTCCAGCGAGTCGCGCTGGGCCGCCCATGCCGCACGCTCCGCCGTCACGAGGGGAGAGGAGGGCAGGGGCACGCCGTCATGGGCAGTCCCATGGACCGCGTAGATGACGCCCTCCGCGTTGATGTGCAGCGCCAGCTCGCCCCCTACCACCGGGAGGCCGTTCTTCGTCTGCGCATAGTAGACGTGCTGGAAGCCCAGCACGTCCGAGTCGGCGCGCGTGAGGTCGAGGTCCCGGGTGGAGAGCCGGAACACCGGGGCAATGTGCTCCAGCGCGGAGTCCACCCCGCGCGCCCCGTCCACCTTTCCCAGGTCACCACGGACGAAGGTGGGGACTCCCGCCGCCCCCATCCCCAGCACCTGGGCATCCGGGAGGCGGCGTAGCGCCTCCTCGACATCGTCATCCGGACTCCTCGGATGCTCGATGGGCTCGTCCACCTCCGTGACGGGCGCAGGCTCCCGGTCGTGACAACCCACCGCGGCCAGGCTCGACACCACCACCACGAGGCTTCGCTTCCAGGAGGATTTCATGGACCAGAGGAGTTTCATGAACGGGTGAGCTTCCATGAGCTGGACGACCGCGCCGCGACCCTGTCCGTCAGGCTTCATTCAAAGCGGCTGGTCCAGAGGTCGAAGTTGTTGCCGATATACTGGGACCAGACCACCGTGGCACGGCCACTGCTGTCCATCACCACCCGGGGCCTGATGGCGTTTCCGCTCGTGTCCAGACGCACACGCGCCCCCCAGTCGGTGGCCGGCGTGTAGCGGGCTGCCCACAGCTGGGGCACGGCGCCATGTATCTGGAACCACGCAGCCACGGCATTGCCATTGCCGTCCATGGCGATAGCGGGCTCCTGTGAACGCTCTATCTCAGGCGCGCCCAGGCTCCTGGCGCCGACCCAGCCGCTACCGGCCACGTAGCGGGCGGTCCAGGCGCTCACCCGCGGGCTCTGGTGCTGCTCCCACACCGCCATCACCCGTCCCCCCGCCTCTCCCGCGATGGCCAGCCCGGCGAGCTGCCCCCCGCCCTGCGAGAAGCAATGGACCGCCTCCCAGCCCACGCCGGGCAT is from Pyxidicoccus xibeiensis and encodes:
- a CDS encoding M4 family metallopeptidase, which translates into the protein MKSSWKRSLVVVVSSLAAVGCHDREPAPVTEVDEPIEHPRSPDDDVEEALRRLPDAQVLGMGAAGVPTFVRGDLGKVDGARGVDSALEHIAPVFRLSTRDLDLTRADSDVLGFQHVYYAQTKNGLPVVGGELALHINAEGVIYAVHGTAHDGVPLPSSPLVTAERAAWAAQRDSLDLSSASVGPSRLVYLLTGDGGMQLAWEQELTGLRAQEPVHDAVYVDALSGQVLERRPRIHSARVRQVHDLAQGTRLPGGLARSEGAEPVAEAAVNVNYDRLGDTYDCYKTLFNRDSFDNQGAALISSVHYGNNFVNAFWNGTQMVFGGGDGVKSENLARSLDITAHEWTHAVIQRTANLAYSGEPGGLNESMADVFASVCESFREGGVTGKTWTIGEDVWTPNIADDALRYMSDPRRDGVSIDYYMDYYSGLDVHYSSGIANLAFHLLSQGGTHPRGRSSVVVPGIGIGKARWIWYWALTTYMTSGTDFLGARNATRQAAADFFTLAEVAAVEKAWSAVGVPPIAAPPDHVIPLSNGVPLPGLAGATGNKKYFSLEVPAGEAEVRFELSGGVGDADLYVKFGSSPTISHYDCRSSLSGNGDTCRFTNPPQGTWHVMVHAYNAYSDASVRGTFSNPLQVVGTLTSGVPVPNLAGAAGSKSYWKLSVPAGQPRVTFAITGVAGVSGDADLYVRRGTEPTLTTHDCAPRLQGNQETCTLTNPAAGDYFVMLHGYLSYSVVSLSAQYP